The DNA region GCTCGATCGCCTCCTGAAATGGGGCTATTACCAGAAAACCGCCGACACGCAGGGCAACAAGGGAAGTGGACTGGGGTTGCTCATCAACAAAGAGTTTGTCAGCAAACTGGGCGGAAAAATCTGGGTAGAAAGCGCCCTGGGCCAGGGAAGCACGTTCTTCGTAAGCCTGCCCCGCCCCGCGGCCGCCTGATCGGCGGTGCCCGGTGTTTGGTCAGGCTTGCGAAAAGTGCCGTTCCAGCAACTCCGCCATCTGCTGCTGCACCTGCTGCGCCGCCGCGCGCGCCTGTTGGGCGAAGTCTTTACCACGACCCGCGTACAGAATGCTCCGTGAGGCATTGACCAGGAGGCCACATTGGCGATTCATGCCGAAGCGCGCGACGGCTTCCAAATCGCCGCCCTGCGCCCCGATGCCCGGCACCAGCAGGAAATGGTCCGGTGCCAGTTCGCGCACTTTACGCAGGTGTGTCGTCTGCGTGGCTCCTACGACGTACATCAATTGATCGGCACTGCCCCATTTCTGCGCCGTGCGAATTACCTTCTCGAACAGCAGCTCCCGGTTTTGTAGCTCCAGCATCTGGAAATTAAGACTCCCCGCGTTCGACGTCAGTGCCAGCATAATCACCCACTTGCCTTCAAAGTTCAGAAAGGGTGTCACCGAATCTTCGCCCATGTAGGGCGCAACCGTTACCGCATCGCAGCCCAGTGTTTCGAAAAACGCCTTTGCGTACATGCTCGACGTGTTGCCAATATCGCCACGCTTGGCATCGGCAATGGTAAAAAGGCCTTCGGGAATGTAGTCGAGGGTTTGGGCCAGCGTTTCCCAGCCTTTTGGTCCCAGGCTCTCGTAAAACGCCAGGTTGGGTTTGTAGGCCACACACAGGTCGTGCGTCGCGTCGATGATCTGTCGGTTGAATTCCAGCACCGGATCGGCGGCGCTGTGCAGGTGTGCGGGAATTTTGGCGGGATCGGTGTCGAGTCCGATGCACAGGAAAGAACGCTTTTGTTGAATCTGGGCAAATAGTTGCTCGCGGGTCATGAATCAGGAAGTTGGCTAACGCAGCCCGAAAATACGAGTTTACGGAAAGCTGCCACAAAAAAACCCTCCATTTTGGAGGGTTTGGTCTTTGACCGTACGTCTCTGCCCTTAACGAAGGTCTACTTCGTTCACACCAGGGTGACTGGATTTGTTGAAGGTAAACGTATCGTTCGTTACGTTGATGTTGGGGTCGTACTTGTTGATTTCGAAGATCTGCCGGTTGTTGGTGCCGCGCTCAAACACGATCCACTTCCGCACGGTGCTGTCTTTTTTGTTGACCATCAGGCGGATCTTCGCCACTTCGCTACGGCGGTCTTCCGGCTCCATGTCGATGGTCTGGATGATGTCGCCATTTTTGTCTTTCAACTCACTCATCAACGCATACTTATAACCGTTTTCGTACAGCGTGTAGATTTTGGTGGGCGTAATTTCGTCTTCGGTCGGTTCGTAATTAGAAATGTTGACTTCGTTGGCATCGCGCATGTAGGCCCATACCACTTTGCCATCGCTGATGATTTCCTGGTCCTCCATTTTGAGGTTGAACTTCGGTCCCTGCACCACGATTTCGCCGTCCATGGACGCGTATACTTCGCCAGAAGGGCTCTCGATCGAGCGGGTATAGTGAGCTTTAAAAGCATCTACCGAGCGGTAGTTTTCACTGACTTTATCTAAGATCGCCTTTGCCTTGGGGTCGTACTGTGCAAAAGCGGTGCTGCTTCCTCCCACCACCAGCAAAAGCATCGCGATCCATACCAATCGTTTCATAACCTGTAATAATCTGTGTTTTACTAATCTACTACTATTTACGAATCCAGGTTACTCAATAACTGTTCCAAACTCACTTCGTCGCGAATTAAAACTTCGCGGGCCTTGCTTCCTTCGAACGGCCCCACGATGCCGGCGGCCTCCAGTTGGTCGATCAGACGGCCCGCCCGGTTGTAACCTAACTTCAGCCGGCGCTGCAACAGCGACGTGCTGCCTTGCTGGTGCGCCACAATGACGCGCGCGGCGTCGGCAAACATGGGATCGCGGTCGGCCAGGTCCACATCCCCTTTGCTGCTGTCACCACTGTCGTCGCCGTAATACTCGGGCAGGAGGTACGCAGATTCGTACCCCCGCTGCTGGCCCACAAAGTCGCAGACCGCCTCCACTTCGGGCGTATCGACAAAGGCGCATTGCAGGCGCGTCAGTTCCGAGTTGATGCTCAGCAGCATGTCGCCCATCCCTACGAGTTGCTCGGCGCCGCCCGTATCGAGAATGGTACGGGAGTCCACTTTGGACGTAACCTTAAAGGACAGGCGCGCCGGGAAGTTGGCCTTGATGATCCCCGTAATGACGTTGACGGACGGACGCTGCGTAGCCACCACCAGGTGAATCCCGATGGCCCGGGCCAGCTGCGCCAGGCGGGCAATGGGCGTTTCTACCTCTTTGCCGGCGGTCATCATCAGGTCGGCCAGCTCGTCGATCACCAGCACGATGTAGGGCATGTACCGGTGGCCTTTTTCAGGATTGAGCTTGCGTTGGGTAAACTTCTGGTTGTATTCTTTCAGGTTCCGGCAACCCGCATCTTTCAACAGATCGTAGCGCGTATCCATTTCGATGCAGAGCGAGTTGAGCGTGTTGATCACCTTCTTGGTATCGGTGATGATGGCCTCGTCGCCGTCGGGCAACATGGCGAGGTAATGGCGCTCGATTTTACTGAAGAGCGACAATTCGACCTTTTTCGGATCGACCAGCACGAACTTGAGCTGCGACGGATGTTTCCGGTAGATGAGCGAGGTCAACAGCACGTTGAGTCCGACGGATTTCCCCTGCCCGGTGGCCCCCGCCATCAACAAGTGAGGCATTTTGGCCAGGTCAGTCACAAACACCTCGTTCGAGATGTTTTTGCCCAGTACGATGGGCAACTCGGCCTTGCTTTTCAGGAACTTCTCGGTCGAGATCACCCCGCGCGCCGACACGATCTCACGGTTTTTGTTCGGCACCTCGATCCCGATCGTCCCTTTTCCGGGAATCGGGGCAATGATGCGGATGCCCAACGCCGCGAGGTTCAGCGCGATGTCGTCTTCCAGGTTTTTGATCTTGGAGATACGCACGCCGGCTTCGGGCACAATTTCGTAGAGCGTTACGGTCGGGCCGATGGCCGCTTTGATGCTGGCAATGCCGATGCCGTAGTTCGACAACGTTTCGACGATGCGGTTTTTATTGGCTTCCAGTTCGTCGGACGATACCTGGTGTTCGCCGCTGCTGTGCTCCTGCAGAAGTTCGACGGGCGGCAACTGAAACGAAGCCAGGTCGAGCGTTGGGTCGTAGGCTTCCTCACCCGCCGCCGCTAAGGGCTCTTCCACCGGCTTCTCGATCGTGAAAGAAGGCCCGTCCTCCTCTTCTTCCTCCGGTTCGTCGTCCGCAGGGCCCATGTCGATGTCCAACGGAATTTCGTGCCCGTTGCGGTTCGAAGCCGCCGGACGAGGGGGCGGTGTTACGTTCGCTTCGCGTTCAAACTGCGCGTAAGCAGGTTCCGGCTCGGGCTCTGGTTCCGGCATAGGTTCGGGGGGCGGCGGCGGGGCGGCCCGACGCGGTTCCCGGGCAGCCGGGGCCTCTTCTTCCTCCTCCTCTTCTTCTAGATCGGCCTGCGCATTGTAGGCTGTCTGATCCGACACGTCGCTGCGCAGGGCCCACTTCCAGTGCGGCGCGTTGATGTGGGTGATGTCGAAATAGAAAATGACAAATACGGCCAGCGCAAACGCCAGCAGCACAAAGCTGCCCAGTCCCAGAAACTGCCGAAAGACCAACCCCCACTCGTAGCCGATGCCGCCGCTCAACTGTCCCCACTCTTCGGCGTGGCCCGTGGCCAGCAGAATGGAACCGATGGTGATGCTCAGCCAGACGGCCGCAAACAAACAGAGGTTGATGAGACGGTAAAGCGGCACCAGTTCGCGCCGGAAGACGATCTGATACCCGACCCCGAATAAGATAGGGAGCAGAAAGAACGCGCTGATGCCTAACCAGCGGAACATGAACAGATGTGATAACCAGGCCCCGGTAATGCCCAGCCAGTTTTCGATTTCGCTACCCGCCGGCCGAACGCCCGTGGTGCGGATCGATTCGATCACGCTTTGGTCGGCCGCTCCGGTAAACAGAAACGAGATGAAGGCTACGCCGAGGAAAATAGCACTAATCAGCAGCAACAGGCCGATGCTCAGGTGCACCCGCCGGTCTGTGAAAAACCTCGCCACGCCCTGAAACGGGTTTTTCCGTGGTCGCTTTTCCTTTTCTTTCTTCTTGTATGTATTCTTCGCCATGAGTCAGAAAAGCAAAACTAAAGTTTTTACCTCTACGCCGTGACCGTCAGTCGGTTGACTTCCCGGCAGATCGCCTTGACCAGCCCCGGTCCTTCGTAGATAAAGCCCGTGTACAACTGCACCAGGGCCGCACCGGCCTCCAGTTTTTCCAGCGCGTCGTCGGGCGAAAAAATTCCCCCCACGCCCACAATCGGGAAAGCACCGCCCGACGTCCGATTCAGGTACCGGATCACCTCCGTGGCTCTTTCCCGCAACGGACGGCCACTTAGCCCTCCCATGCCCATCTGTTCAACCTGCGAGGGCGGGGTTTCCAACCCCTCGCGACTGATGGTGGTGTTGGTGGCCACTACACCCGCCAGGTTCGTCTCCTGCACAATCTCGATGATGTCGTCAAGCTGCGCTTCGTTCAGGTCGGGCGCA from Catalinimonas alkaloidigena includes:
- a CDS encoding LolA family protein produces the protein MKRLVWIAMLLLVVGGSSTAFAQYDPKAKAILDKVSENYRSVDAFKAHYTRSIESPSGEVYASMDGEIVVQGPKFNLKMEDQEIISDGKVVWAYMRDANEVNISNYEPTEDEITPTKIYTLYENGYKYALMSELKDKNGDIIQTIDMEPEDRRSEVAKIRLMVNKKDSTVRKWIVFERGTNNRQIFEINKYDPNINVTNDTFTFNKSSHPGVNEVDLR
- the pyrF gene encoding orotidine-5'-phosphate decarboxylase encodes the protein MTREQLFAQIQQKRSFLCIGLDTDPAKIPAHLHSAADPVLEFNRQIIDATHDLCVAYKPNLAFYESLGPKGWETLAQTLDYIPEGLFTIADAKRGDIGNTSSMYAKAFFETLGCDAVTVAPYMGEDSVTPFLNFEGKWVIMLALTSNAGSLNFQMLELQNRELLFEKVIRTAQKWGSADQLMYVVGATQTTHLRKVRELAPDHFLLVPGIGAQGGDLEAVARFGMNRQCGLLVNASRSILYAGRGKDFAQQARAAAQQVQQQMAELLERHFSQA
- a CDS encoding FtsK/SpoIIIE family DNA translocase, yielding MAKNTYKKKEKEKRPRKNPFQGVARFFTDRRVHLSIGLLLLISAIFLGVAFISFLFTGAADQSVIESIRTTGVRPAGSEIENWLGITGAWLSHLFMFRWLGISAFFLLPILFGVGYQIVFRRELVPLYRLINLCLFAAVWLSITIGSILLATGHAEEWGQLSGGIGYEWGLVFRQFLGLGSFVLLAFALAVFVIFYFDITHINAPHWKWALRSDVSDQTAYNAQADLEEEEEEEEAPAAREPRRAAPPPPPEPMPEPEPEPEPAYAQFEREANVTPPPRPAASNRNGHEIPLDIDMGPADDEPEEEEEDGPSFTIEKPVEEPLAAAGEEAYDPTLDLASFQLPPVELLQEHSSGEHQVSSDELEANKNRIVETLSNYGIGIASIKAAIGPTVTLYEIVPEAGVRISKIKNLEDDIALNLAALGIRIIAPIPGKGTIGIEVPNKNREIVSARGVISTEKFLKSKAELPIVLGKNISNEVFVTDLAKMPHLLMAGATGQGKSVGLNVLLTSLIYRKHPSQLKFVLVDPKKVELSLFSKIERHYLAMLPDGDEAIITDTKKVINTLNSLCIEMDTRYDLLKDAGCRNLKEYNQKFTQRKLNPEKGHRYMPYIVLVIDELADLMMTAGKEVETPIARLAQLARAIGIHLVVATQRPSVNVITGIIKANFPARLSFKVTSKVDSRTILDTGGAEQLVGMGDMLLSINSELTRLQCAFVDTPEVEAVCDFVGQQRGYESAYLLPEYYGDDSGDSSKGDVDLADRDPMFADAARVIVAHQQGSTSLLQRRLKLGYNRAGRLIDQLEAAGIVGPFEGSKAREVLIRDEVSLEQLLSNLDS